One stretch of candidate division TA06 bacterium DNA includes these proteins:
- a CDS encoding MFS transporter, whose protein sequence is MTNINHENIRNRTLQTFSALRHRNFRLFWTGQFVSLIGTWMQTVAQGWLVLQLTNSAFLLGTVNAIGSLPVLLFALPGGVIADRVNKRRILLFTQIVAMILAFILAALTHLHNTGVIVLKVWYVVAIAAVGGTVFALDGPARQSFFIELVGKKDLLNAIALNSTIFNGARIMGPALAGILIGVIGTAGCFFLNGLSFVAVIIGLLMIRTDVPAAKRSDSPWDDMKQGLKYVWNHKTVRALILIVALFSIFGMPYVVLMPIFARDILQKGASGLGFLMAATGIGALTGSLTLAAFSQIQRKGTLVFWAGIIFSLATLAFSFSRNYILSLAILPLVGLSMVSQVATVNTMIQSTVSDQMRGRVMGVFTMMFMGMMPFGSFIAGAMASRWGAPFALQLGAGICFCATVAIYKLVPDLWGM, encoded by the coding sequence TTGACCAACATCAATCACGAAAATATCAGGAACCGGACGCTGCAGACCTTTTCAGCCCTAAGGCACCGGAACTTTCGGCTTTTCTGGACCGGGCAGTTCGTCTCGCTGATCGGCACTTGGATGCAGACCGTGGCCCAGGGCTGGCTGGTGCTGCAGCTGACCAATTCGGCCTTTCTGCTGGGCACGGTCAACGCCATCGGCTCGCTGCCGGTGCTTCTGTTCGCCCTGCCGGGCGGGGTCATCGCCGACCGGGTGAACAAGCGCAGGATACTGCTTTTCACCCAGATCGTAGCCATGATCCTGGCCTTCATCCTGGCGGCCCTCACCCATCTGCACAACACCGGGGTCATCGTTCTTAAGGTCTGGTATGTGGTGGCCATCGCCGCTGTGGGCGGCACGGTCTTTGCCCTGGACGGCCCGGCCCGGCAGTCGTTCTTCATAGAACTGGTGGGCAAGAAAGATCTTTTAAACGCCATCGCTCTCAATTCCACCATCTTCAACGGGGCCCGGATCATGGGCCCGGCCCTGGCCGGGATATTGATCGGCGTCATCGGCACCGCAGGCTGCTTCTTCCTGAACGGCCTGAGCTTTGTGGCGGTGATCATCGGCCTGCTGATGATCCGAACCGACGTTCCGGCCGCCAAAAGATCCGACTCACCCTGGGATGACATGAAGCAGGGGCTGAAATATGTCTGGAACCACAAGACGGTAAGGGCCCTGATCCTGATCGTGGCCCTGTTCAGCATCTTCGGCATGCCCTATGTGGTGCTGATGCCCATCTTTGCCCGGGACATCCTGCAGAAGGGCGCCAGCGGCCTGGGCTTTTTGATGGCCGCCACAGGTATCGGGGCTCTGACGGGATCATTAACACTAGCTGCTTTCAGCCAGATCCAGAGGAAAGGAACTTTGGTCTTTTGGGCCGGAATAATATTTTCCCTGGCCACGCTGGCTTTTTCCTTTTCCCGCAATTACATCCTGTCCCTGGCCATCCTGCCGCTGGTGGGGCTTTCCATGGTCAGCCAGGTGGCCACGGTCAACACCATGATCCAGAGCACGGTCAGCGACCAGATGCGGGGCCGGGTGATGGGGGTGTTCACCATGATGTTCATGGGGATGATGCCCTTCGGCAGTTTCATTGCCGGGGCCATGGCCTCGCGCTGGGGCGCGCCCTTTGCCCTGCAGCTGGGAGCGGGGATCTGCTTTTGCGCCACGGTGGCGATCTATAAGCTGGTGCCGGACCTGTGGGGGATGTGA
- a CDS encoding asparaginase: MKKPKITIIFTGGTIAMKASRKKGGAVPALKGKDLLRQVPEIAGIAAVTVHDFGQYPGPHMTPGLMLELSQLVKKYLSQKDTDGVIVTHGTDTLEETAFFLDLCLNSQKPVVVVGAMKDCTELGWDGPSNLMGAVRTALSPQSKGKGVLVFLNNTINSAGEVTKTSTDSFETFRSPDLGPLGWVDRDRVLFYRQPLYREYHPVKKIEPRVDLFKMAVGMDDRLIRYSVDSGARGLVIEGMGRGNVPPSVVPGIEYTVKKGLPVVLCTRCIGGRVLDTYAYQGGGAQLRKLGVILGGHLPGQKARIKLMILLGQGLNNQKIKQAFECQEYGCVSK, translated from the coding sequence ATGAAAAAACCTAAGATCACAATCATCTTTACCGGCGGGACCATCGCCATGAAAGCCAGCAGGAAGAAGGGCGGGGCGGTGCCGGCCCTCAAGGGAAAAGACCTGCTGCGCCAGGTGCCGGAGATCGCCGGGATCGCCGCCGTCACGGTCCACGACTTCGGCCAGTATCCCGGGCCGCACATGACCCCCGGGCTGATGCTGGAGCTTTCGCAGCTGGTCAAAAAATACCTGTCCCAAAAGGACACGGACGGGGTGATAGTCACCCACGGCACCGACACCCTGGAGGAGACCGCCTTCTTTCTGGACCTGTGCCTCAATTCCCAGAAGCCGGTGGTGGTGGTTGGCGCCATGAAGGACTGCACCGAACTGGGCTGGGACGGGCCCTCCAACCTGATGGGCGCGGTGCGCACCGCCCTTTCCCCCCAGTCAAAGGGCAAGGGGGTGCTGGTTTTTCTTAACAACACCATCAACTCGGCCGGCGAGGTCACCAAGACCAGCACCGATTCCTTCGAGACCTTCCGCAGCCCCGACCTGGGACCCCTGGGCTGGGTGGACCGGGACCGGGTGCTGTTCTACCGCCAGCCGCTGTACCGGGAATATCATCCGGTCAAAAAGATCGAGCCCCGGGTGGACCTGTTCAAGATGGCGGTGGGCATGGATGACAGGCTGATCAGGTATTCTGTTGACTCAGGCGCCCGGGGCCTGGTGATAGAGGGCATGGGCCGGGGCAACGTGCCGCCTTCGGTGGTGCCGGGGATAGAATACACCGTAAAAAAAGGCCTTCCGGTGGTGCTTTGCACCCGCTGCATCGGAGGCCGGGTGCTGGACACCTACGCCTACCAGGGCGGCGGGGCCCAGCTCCGCAAACTCGGGGTCATCCTGGGCGGGCACCTGCCGGGGCAGAAAGCCCGGATCAAGCTGATGATATTGCTGGGGCAGGGCTTGAACAACCAGAAAATAAAGCAGGCCTTTGAATGCCAGGAATACGGCTGTGTTTCGAAATAA
- a CDS encoding tetratricopeptide repeat protein, whose product MIPVKDQNKIKDLFVRALWGYSDMQEKLRGFKPAVDGFLRLSRYAKSWGDPLHQGLALAEAGYRAAKGAEYGTGETRLLEALSILEKSGRDADLAVCRKYLAFVHTMQGRFAQALEDTEDSLAAYLRAGDREGWAAVVNNKGNILQRTGQTEEAGQCFRETLESSRAIGNIFLESAALSNLAIFHARQDQNEEALKYQLEVMVLRHKMDDLVGLASGLLNLGNIYHMLGRRQEGMECWEQAEATSARLGDFSTVASIKFNRAELCDALGDPDKAFGLYEQAMTIRIERGETQDLPQSVIMWAETAAKLGKLDEALKTRAAGLLQEVLKMENIRDGYGEKARKLLEEINGSK is encoded by the coding sequence ATGATCCCGGTTAAAGACCAGAACAAGATCAAGGACCTGTTCGTCCGGGCCTTGTGGGGCTACAGCGACATGCAGGAGAAGCTCCGCGGGTTCAAACCGGCGGTGGACGGCTTTCTGCGGTTGTCCCGTTATGCCAAATCCTGGGGCGATCCTCTTCACCAGGGCCTGGCCCTGGCCGAGGCCGGTTACCGGGCGGCCAAAGGGGCGGAATACGGCACCGGGGAAACCAGACTGCTGGAAGCCCTTTCGATCCTTGAGAAATCAGGACGCGACGCCGACCTGGCGGTCTGCCGCAAGTATCTGGCCTTTGTGCACACCATGCAGGGAAGGTTTGCCCAGGCTTTGGAGGATACGGAAGATTCGCTGGCGGCCTACCTGAGGGCGGGCGACCGGGAGGGTTGGGCAGCGGTGGTCAACAACAAGGGGAACATCCTCCAGCGGACCGGGCAAACTGAGGAGGCCGGGCAGTGCTTCCGCGAAACATTGGAAAGCAGCCGGGCCATAGGCAACATATTCCTGGAATCCGCGGCCCTCAGCAACCTGGCCATTTTTCATGCCCGCCAGGACCAGAACGAAGAGGCCCTGAAGTACCAGTTGGAGGTCATGGTCCTGAGGCACAAAATGGACGATCTGGTGGGTCTGGCCAGCGGCCTGCTCAATCTGGGAAACATCTACCACATGTTGGGCCGCCGCCAGGAAGGCATGGAGTGCTGGGAACAGGCCGAGGCCACCAGCGCCAGGCTGGGAGACTTCTCCACCGTGGCCAGCATCAAGTTCAACCGGGCCGAGCTTTGCGACGCGCTGGGAGACCCGGACAAGGCGTTCGGTCTCTATGAGCAGGCGATGACCATCCGGATTGAACGGGGCGAGACCCAGGACCTGCCGCAGTCAGTAATCATGTGGGCGGAGACCGCCGCCAAACTCGGAAAGCTTGACGAAGCTCTCAAAACCAGGGCTGCCGGGCTTCTCCAGGAGGTGCTGAAGATGGAGAACATCAGAGATGGATACGGGGAAAAAGCCAGAAAACTTTTGGAAGAGATAAATGGATCAAAATAA